The Haloarchaeobius sp. HME9146 genome includes a region encoding these proteins:
- a CDS encoding type IV pilin N-terminal domain-containing protein produces the protein MKLKQLFTEERAVSPVIGVILMVAITVILAAVIGAFVLNIGGNQEKVPQASFSFADNGAATNNIEVTHEGGEGVATGQITFTVNGADQTSPFGTDTSWTAGETFPVTAASGQTVNIVWGASSGSSSNIIGTYTVP, from the coding sequence ATGAAACTCAAACAGCTATTCACGGAAGAGCGTGCAGTCTCGCCGGTCATCGGCGTCATCCTCATGGTCGCCATCACAGTCATCCTCGCGGCCGTCATCGGCGCGTTCGTGCTGAACATCGGCGGGAACCAGGAGAAGGTGCCGCAGGCGAGCTTCTCGTTTGCGGACAACGGTGCAGCCACCAACAACATAGAAGTCACTCACGAGGGTGGGGAAGGTGTCGCAACTGGCCAGATTACCTTCACCGTAAACGGAGCTGACCAGACGTCGCCCTTCGGGACGGATACCTCTTGGACCGCCGGGGAGACCTTCCCCGTGACTGCTGCGTCCGGTCAGACCGTCAACATCGTCTGGGGCGCATCTAGTGGCTCGTCAAGCAACATCATCGGGACGTACACTGTCCCCTGA